In Symphalangus syndactylus isolate Jambi chromosome 6, NHGRI_mSymSyn1-v2.1_pri, whole genome shotgun sequence, a genomic segment contains:
- the MEST gene encoding mesoderm-specific transcript homolog protein isoform X5 encodes MVRRDRLRRMREWWVQVGLLAVPLLAAYLHIPPPQLSPALHSWKSSDSVGVVGSPEIVVLLHGFPTSSYDWYKIWEGLTLRFHRVIALDFLGFGFSDKPRPHHYSIFEQASIVEALLRHLGLQNRRINLLSHDYGDIVAQELLYRYKQNRSGRLTIKSLCLSNGGIFPETHRPLLLQKLLKDGGVLSPILTRLMNFFVFSRGLTPVFGPYTRPSESELWDMWAGIRNNDGNLVIDSLLQYINQRKKFRRRWVGALASVTIPIHFIYGPLDPVNPYPEFLELYRKTLPRSTVSILDDHISHYPQLEDPMGFLNAYMGFINSF; translated from the exons GGAGTGGTGGGTCCAGGTGGGGCTGCTGGCCGTGCCCCTGCTTGCTGCGTACCTGCACATCCCACCCCCTCAGCTCTCCCCTGCCCTTCACTCATGGAAGTCTTCAG ACTCTGTGGGTGTGGTTGGAAGTCCAGAGATAGTTGTGCTTTTACACGGTTTTCCAACATCCAGCTACGATTGGTACAAG ATTTGGGAAGGTCTGACCTTGAGGTTTCATCGGGTGATTGCCCTTGATTTCTTAGGTTTTGGCTTCAGTGACAAACCG AGACCACATCACTATTCCATATTTGAGCAGGCCAGCATCGTGGAAGCGCTTTTGCGGCATCTGGGGCTCCAGAACCGCAGGATCAACCTTCTTTCTCATGACTATGGAGATATTGTTGCTCAGGAGCTTCTCTACAG GTACAAGCAGAATCGATCTGGTCGGCTTACCATaaagagtctctgtctgtcaaaTGGAG GTATCTTTCCTGAGACTCACCGTCCACTCCTTCTCCAAAAG CTACTCAAAGATGGAGGTGTGCTGTCACCCATCCTCACACGACTGATGAACTTCTTCGTATTCTCTCGAGG TCTCACCCCAGTCTTTGGGCCGTATACTCGGCCCTCTGAGAGTGAGCTGTGGGACATGTGGGCAGGGATCCGCAACAATGACGGGAACTTAGTCATTGACAG TCTCTTACAGTACATCAATCAGAGGAAGAAGTTCAGAAGGCGCTGGGTGGGAGCTCTTGCCTCTGTAACTATCCCCA ttcattttaTCTATGGGCCATTGGATCCTGTAAATCCCTATCCAGAGTTTTTGGAGCTGTACAG GAAAACGCTGCCGCGGTCCACAGTGTCGATTCTGGATGACCACATTAGCCACTATCCACAGCTAGAGGATCCCATGGGCTTCTTGAATGCATATATGGGCTTCATCAACTCCTTCTGA
- the MEST gene encoding mesoderm-specific transcript homolog protein isoform X2, whose translation MMNKYGECYGRQRFDYSLGQLCAYVKGNVIIAWMREWWVQVGLLAVPLLAAYLHIPPPQLSPALHSWKSSGKFFTYKGLRIFYQDSVGVVGSPEIVVLLHGFPTSSYDWYKIWEGLTLRFHRVIALDFLGFGFSDKPRPHHYSIFEQASIVEALLRHLGLQNRRINLLSHDYGDIVAQELLYRYKQNRSGRLTIKSLCLSNGGIFPETHRPLLLQKLLKDGGVLSPILTRLMNFFVFSRGLTPVFGPYTRPSESELWDMWAGIRNNDGNLVIDSLLQYINQRKKFRRRWVGALASVTIPIHFIYGPLDPVNPYPEFLELYRKTLPRSTVSILDDHISHYPQLEDPMGFLNAYMGFINSF comes from the exons GGAGTGGTGGGTCCAGGTGGGGCTGCTGGCCGTGCCCCTGCTTGCTGCGTACCTGCACATCCCACCCCCTCAGCTCTCCCCTGCCCTTCACTCATGGAAGTCTTCAGGCAAGTTTTTCACTTACAAGGGACTGCGTATCTTCTACCAAG ACTCTGTGGGTGTGGTTGGAAGTCCAGAGATAGTTGTGCTTTTACACGGTTTTCCAACATCCAGCTACGATTGGTACAAG ATTTGGGAAGGTCTGACCTTGAGGTTTCATCGGGTGATTGCCCTTGATTTCTTAGGTTTTGGCTTCAGTGACAAACCG AGACCACATCACTATTCCATATTTGAGCAGGCCAGCATCGTGGAAGCGCTTTTGCGGCATCTGGGGCTCCAGAACCGCAGGATCAACCTTCTTTCTCATGACTATGGAGATATTGTTGCTCAGGAGCTTCTCTACAG GTACAAGCAGAATCGATCTGGTCGGCTTACCATaaagagtctctgtctgtcaaaTGGAG GTATCTTTCCTGAGACTCACCGTCCACTCCTTCTCCAAAAG CTACTCAAAGATGGAGGTGTGCTGTCACCCATCCTCACACGACTGATGAACTTCTTCGTATTCTCTCGAGG TCTCACCCCAGTCTTTGGGCCGTATACTCGGCCCTCTGAGAGTGAGCTGTGGGACATGTGGGCAGGGATCCGCAACAATGACGGGAACTTAGTCATTGACAG TCTCTTACAGTACATCAATCAGAGGAAGAAGTTCAGAAGGCGCTGGGTGGGAGCTCTTGCCTCTGTAACTATCCCCA ttcattttaTCTATGGGCCATTGGATCCTGTAAATCCCTATCCAGAGTTTTTGGAGCTGTACAG GAAAACGCTGCCGCGGTCCACAGTGTCGATTCTGGATGACCACATTAGCCACTATCCACAGCTAGAGGATCCCATGGGCTTCTTGAATGCATATATGGGCTTCATCAACTCCTTCTGA
- the MEST gene encoding mesoderm-specific transcript homolog protein isoform X6 translates to MVRRDRLRRMREWWVQVGLLAVPLLAAYLHIPPPQLSPALHSWKSSGKFFTYKGLRIFYQDSVGVVGSPEIVVLLHGFPTSSYDWYKIWEGLTLRFHRVIALDFLGFGFSDKPRPHHYSIFEQASIVEALLRHLGLQNRRINLLSHDYGDIVAQELLYRYKQNRSGRLTIKSLCLSNGGIFPETHRPLLLQKLLKDGGVLSPILTRLMNFFVFSRGLLQYINQRKKFRRRWVGALASVTIPIHFIYGPLDPVNPYPEFLELYRKTLPRSTVSILDDHISHYPQLEDPMGFLNAYMGFINSF, encoded by the exons GGAGTGGTGGGTCCAGGTGGGGCTGCTGGCCGTGCCCCTGCTTGCTGCGTACCTGCACATCCCACCCCCTCAGCTCTCCCCTGCCCTTCACTCATGGAAGTCTTCAGGCAAGTTTTTCACTTACAAGGGACTGCGTATCTTCTACCAAG ACTCTGTGGGTGTGGTTGGAAGTCCAGAGATAGTTGTGCTTTTACACGGTTTTCCAACATCCAGCTACGATTGGTACAAG ATTTGGGAAGGTCTGACCTTGAGGTTTCATCGGGTGATTGCCCTTGATTTCTTAGGTTTTGGCTTCAGTGACAAACCG AGACCACATCACTATTCCATATTTGAGCAGGCCAGCATCGTGGAAGCGCTTTTGCGGCATCTGGGGCTCCAGAACCGCAGGATCAACCTTCTTTCTCATGACTATGGAGATATTGTTGCTCAGGAGCTTCTCTACAG GTACAAGCAGAATCGATCTGGTCGGCTTACCATaaagagtctctgtctgtcaaaTGGAG GTATCTTTCCTGAGACTCACCGTCCACTCCTTCTCCAAAAG CTACTCAAAGATGGAGGTGTGCTGTCACCCATCCTCACACGACTGATGAACTTCTTCGTATTCTCTCGAGG TCTCTTACAGTACATCAATCAGAGGAAGAAGTTCAGAAGGCGCTGGGTGGGAGCTCTTGCCTCTGTAACTATCCCCA ttcattttaTCTATGGGCCATTGGATCCTGTAAATCCCTATCCAGAGTTTTTGGAGCTGTACAG GAAAACGCTGCCGCGGTCCACAGTGTCGATTCTGGATGACCACATTAGCCACTATCCACAGCTAGAGGATCCCATGGGCTTCTTGAATGCATATATGGGCTTCATCAACTCCTTCTGA
- the MEST gene encoding mesoderm-specific transcript homolog protein isoform X3 has product MVRRDRLRRMREWWVQVGLLAVPLLAAYLHIPPPQLSPALHSWKSSGKFFTYKGLRIFYQDSVGVVGSPEIVVLLHGFPTSSYDWYKIWEGLTLRFHRVIALDFLGFGFSDKPRPHHYSIFEQASIVEALLRHLGLQNRRINLLSHDYGDIVAQELLYRYKQNRSGRLTIKSLCLSNGGIFPETHRPLLLQKLLKDGGVLSPILTRLMNFFVFSRGLTPVFGPYTRPSESELWDMWAGIRNNDGNLVIDSLLQYINQRKKFRRRWVGALASVTIPIHFIYGPLDPVNPYPEFLELYRKTLPRSTVSILDDHISHYPQLEDPMGFLNAYMGFINSF; this is encoded by the exons GGAGTGGTGGGTCCAGGTGGGGCTGCTGGCCGTGCCCCTGCTTGCTGCGTACCTGCACATCCCACCCCCTCAGCTCTCCCCTGCCCTTCACTCATGGAAGTCTTCAGGCAAGTTTTTCACTTACAAGGGACTGCGTATCTTCTACCAAG ACTCTGTGGGTGTGGTTGGAAGTCCAGAGATAGTTGTGCTTTTACACGGTTTTCCAACATCCAGCTACGATTGGTACAAG ATTTGGGAAGGTCTGACCTTGAGGTTTCATCGGGTGATTGCCCTTGATTTCTTAGGTTTTGGCTTCAGTGACAAACCG AGACCACATCACTATTCCATATTTGAGCAGGCCAGCATCGTGGAAGCGCTTTTGCGGCATCTGGGGCTCCAGAACCGCAGGATCAACCTTCTTTCTCATGACTATGGAGATATTGTTGCTCAGGAGCTTCTCTACAG GTACAAGCAGAATCGATCTGGTCGGCTTACCATaaagagtctctgtctgtcaaaTGGAG GTATCTTTCCTGAGACTCACCGTCCACTCCTTCTCCAAAAG CTACTCAAAGATGGAGGTGTGCTGTCACCCATCCTCACACGACTGATGAACTTCTTCGTATTCTCTCGAGG TCTCACCCCAGTCTTTGGGCCGTATACTCGGCCCTCTGAGAGTGAGCTGTGGGACATGTGGGCAGGGATCCGCAACAATGACGGGAACTTAGTCATTGACAG TCTCTTACAGTACATCAATCAGAGGAAGAAGTTCAGAAGGCGCTGGGTGGGAGCTCTTGCCTCTGTAACTATCCCCA ttcattttaTCTATGGGCCATTGGATCCTGTAAATCCCTATCCAGAGTTTTTGGAGCTGTACAG GAAAACGCTGCCGCGGTCCACAGTGTCGATTCTGGATGACCACATTAGCCACTATCCACAGCTAGAGGATCCCATGGGCTTCTTGAATGCATATATGGGCTTCATCAACTCCTTCTGA
- the MEST gene encoding mesoderm-specific transcript homolog protein isoform X4, with protein MREWWVQVGLLAVPLLAAYLHIPPPQLSPALHSWKSSGKFFTYKGLRIFYQDSVGVVGSPEIVVLLHGFPTSSYDWYKIWEGLTLRFHRVIALDFLGFGFSDKPRPHHYSIFEQASIVEALLRHLGLQNRRINLLSHDYGDIVAQELLYRYKQNRSGRLTIKSLCLSNGGIFPETHRPLLLQKLLKDGGVLSPILTRLMNFFVFSRGLTPVFGPYTRPSESELWDMWAGIRNNDGNLVIDSLLQYINQRKKFRRRWVGALASVTIPIHFIYGPLDPVNPYPEFLELYRKTLPRSTVSILDDHISHYPQLEDPMGFLNAYMGFINSF; from the exons GGAGTGGTGGGTCCAGGTGGGGCTGCTGGCCGTGCCCCTGCTTGCTGCGTACCTGCACATCCCACCCCCTCAGCTCTCCCCTGCCCTTCACTCATGGAAGTCTTCAGGCAAGTTTTTCACTTACAAGGGACTGCGTATCTTCTACCAAG ACTCTGTGGGTGTGGTTGGAAGTCCAGAGATAGTTGTGCTTTTACACGGTTTTCCAACATCCAGCTACGATTGGTACAAG ATTTGGGAAGGTCTGACCTTGAGGTTTCATCGGGTGATTGCCCTTGATTTCTTAGGTTTTGGCTTCAGTGACAAACCG AGACCACATCACTATTCCATATTTGAGCAGGCCAGCATCGTGGAAGCGCTTTTGCGGCATCTGGGGCTCCAGAACCGCAGGATCAACCTTCTTTCTCATGACTATGGAGATATTGTTGCTCAGGAGCTTCTCTACAG GTACAAGCAGAATCGATCTGGTCGGCTTACCATaaagagtctctgtctgtcaaaTGGAG GTATCTTTCCTGAGACTCACCGTCCACTCCTTCTCCAAAAG CTACTCAAAGATGGAGGTGTGCTGTCACCCATCCTCACACGACTGATGAACTTCTTCGTATTCTCTCGAGG TCTCACCCCAGTCTTTGGGCCGTATACTCGGCCCTCTGAGAGTGAGCTGTGGGACATGTGGGCAGGGATCCGCAACAATGACGGGAACTTAGTCATTGACAG TCTCTTACAGTACATCAATCAGAGGAAGAAGTTCAGAAGGCGCTGGGTGGGAGCTCTTGCCTCTGTAACTATCCCCA ttcattttaTCTATGGGCCATTGGATCCTGTAAATCCCTATCCAGAGTTTTTGGAGCTGTACAG GAAAACGCTGCCGCGGTCCACAGTGTCGATTCTGGATGACCACATTAGCCACTATCCACAGCTAGAGGATCCCATGGGCTTCTTGAATGCATATATGGGCTTCATCAACTCCTTCTGA